One segment of Phragmites australis chromosome 13, lpPhrAust1.1, whole genome shotgun sequence DNA contains the following:
- the LOC133887794 gene encoding cytosolic sulfotransferase 16-like translates to MSSSMQSFPLQAEKQAETNPELYQYFASLVSSLPSSKGLSNNQLYRHDQGWHSSFMPMVGSMVADVCFTARPSDIVVATVPKSGTTWIKALLYATVHRSEHPADAADHPFNSFGPHECIKFFEYQLYAHNKIPDLNKLPDPRLFATHVPFVSLPRTVIATGCKIVYVCRDPKDHLISQWDFANKFRARDGLEPLSVETAAEIFCNGLSPFGPYWDHVLGYWRAHLARPKQVLFFRYEEMQRDPAAHVRRLAEFMGHPFGVGEEEDGAVEAIVKLCSFEHMNGLEAIKGGKTELAVGTVANTAFFRRGVVGDWANHLSPETAARIDTITEAKFKDSGLSV, encoded by the coding sequence ATGTCTTCCTCTATGCAATCCTTTCCCTTGCAAGCCGAGAAACAAGCCGAAACCAACCCAGAACTCTACCAGTATTTCGCCAGCTTGGTCTCCTCCTTGCCGAGCTCGAAAGGCTTGTCCAATAACCAGCTCTACCGCCATGACCAAGGTTGGCACTCCAGCTTCATGCCCATGGTTGGCTCCATGGTCGCCGACGTGTGCTTCACTGCGCGCCCCTCGGACATCGTCGTCGCCACCGTGCCCAAGTCCGGCACCACGTGGATCAAAGCACTTCTGTACGCCACCGTGCACCGGAGCGAGCACCCCGCGGACGCCGCCGACCACCCGTTCAACTCCTTCGGGCCCCATGAGTGCATCAAGTTCTTCGAGTACCAGCTCTACGCACACAATAAGATCCCCGATCTCAACAAGCTCCCTGATCCAAGGCTCTTCGCCACGCACGTCCCGTTCGTGTCGCTGCCGAGGACCGTGATCGCGACAGGGTGCAAGATCGTGTACGTGTGCCGGGACCCCAAGGACCACTTGATCTCGCAGTGGGACTTTGCAAACAAGTTCAGGGCGAGGGACGGGCTGGAGCCTCTCTCGGTGGAGACCGCCGCCGAGATTTTTTGCAACGGCTTGTCTCCGTTCGGGCCGTACTGGGACCACGTACTCGGGTACTGGCGTGCGCACTTGGCGCGCCCCAAGCAGGTGCTCTTCTTCAGGTACGAGGAGATGCAGAGGGACCCTGCGGCGCACGTCCGGAGGTTGGCGGAGTTCATGGGCCACCCATTCGgtgttggggaggaggaggatggcgcaGTGGAAGCCATCGTGAAACTGTGCTCGTTCGAGCACATGAACGGACTAGAGGCGATCAAGGGCGGCAAGACAGAGCTTGCGGTCGGAACGGTGGCAAATACTGCGTTCTTTCGGCGCGGCGTGGTGGGGGACTGGGCGAACCATCTGTCCCCGGAGACGGCGGCGCGCATCGACACCATTACCGAGGCCAAGTTCAAGGATTCCGGTCTCAGCGTCTAA